Within Massilia endophytica, the genomic segment CTGGCGGCCATGCTGATCCATGGCGCCGCCCACGCCGCCGCGCCCAGCGATATCGCCCTTTCCACCGCCAAGTATGCCCGCGCCAAGTACGGCGAGCAGATGATCTCCAGCATGGCCACCATGGTCAGCTACAACACGGTGGCCGATCCGAAGGTGCCGTTCGAGAAGAATCCCCATCATATCGGCTTCAAGAAGTTCCTCAAGGAGGAAGCGCAACGCCTCGGCTTCGACTACGAGGATTCGGGCTACGTGGTCGTCATCGGCTACGGCAAGGCCAAGGAGCGCGTGGGCGTCGTCACCCACGGCGACGTGCAGCCCGTCGACCCTACCAAGTGGAAGCAGTCGCCCTTCAAGCTGGACCGCACCAGCGAGCCGGGCAAGCTGATCGGCCGCGGCACCGAGGACGACAAGGGCCCCATCGCCAGCGCCCTGTACGCCATGAAGGCGATCAAGGACCGCAAGGTCAAGCTGAACAAACGTATCGAGCTGTACGTCTACATGGCCGAGGAATCGGACTGGGCGCCGCTGGAAGCCTACCTGAAGACGCACAAGCTGCCCGAGGTGAACATCACCCTGGATGCGGAGTACCCGGTCGTGACGGCCGAGAAGGGCTGGGGCGCGCTGATGCTGACCCTGCCGCCAGTGGCCGCTGCGCCAGCCCAGGGGCCGGCGCTCACAGAATTCACGGGCGGCTTCTTCGGCAGCCAGATTCCAGAGGACGCGGTGGCCGTGATCGACGGCGCAACGCCGGAACTGGCCGAGCAGATCCGCGCGCGCGGCGCGGCGCAGAAGGGCATGCAGTACAGCTTCGCCTGGGAAGGGCAGCGCCTGCGCATCAAGGCCAAGGGCCTGGCGGCGCACTCGTCCAAGCCTGAGGACGGTGTGAACGCCATCGGCATGCTGGCCGACGCCCTGGCCGTGCGCCAGTGGGAAGGCACGACGGCGGGCAATATGGCCAGCCTGCTCAACGAGCTGGTGGGCACGGGCCTGTACGGCGAGAAGTTCGGCAAGGTGGCGTACCGCGACGACTTCATGGGGCCGATGACCGTGTCCCCGACCGTGCTCAAGTCCACCGACAAGGGCCTGGAGCTGAACATCAACCTGCGCCGCCCGCGCGGCAAGGCAACGGCCGAACTGCAGCAGCAGTTCCAGGAAGCCTTCGACGCGTGGAAGGCCAAGCGCGCACCGGACGCCACCATGAAGGCGACCATCGGCGAGCCATGGCTGCTGCCGGATGCGCCCCAGATTCCGACCCTGCTGAATGTGTTCACGCACTACACCGGCATCAAGGACGCGAAGCCGGTCTCCATTGGCGGCGGCACCAATTCGCGCATGTTCCCGAATGCGGTGAGCTTCGGTCCCGGCATGCCGGGCCAGGTCTACACCGGCCACTCGGAGCATGAATTCATCAGCACCAAGCAGATCATGATGAACCTGGAGATGTACACCGCCGTGCTGGTCGAGCTGGCGAAGTAATACCGAAAGGGGCGGACCAATCGCGGTCCGCCCCCG encodes:
- a CDS encoding dipeptidase: MLRQVALAAMLIHGAAHAAAPSDIALSTAKYARAKYGEQMISSMATMVSYNTVADPKVPFEKNPHHIGFKKFLKEEAQRLGFDYEDSGYVVVIGYGKAKERVGVVTHGDVQPVDPTKWKQSPFKLDRTSEPGKLIGRGTEDDKGPIASALYAMKAIKDRKVKLNKRIELYVYMAEESDWAPLEAYLKTHKLPEVNITLDAEYPVVTAEKGWGALMLTLPPVAAAPAQGPALTEFTGGFFGSQIPEDAVAVIDGATPELAEQIRARGAAQKGMQYSFAWEGQRLRIKAKGLAAHSSKPEDGVNAIGMLADALAVRQWEGTTAGNMASLLNELVGTGLYGEKFGKVAYRDDFMGPMTVSPTVLKSTDKGLELNINLRRPRGKATAELQQQFQEAFDAWKAKRAPDATMKATIGEPWLLPDAPQIPTLLNVFTHYTGIKDAKPVSIGGGTNSRMFPNAVSFGPGMPGQVYTGHSEHEFISTKQIMMNLEMYTAVLVELAK